Proteins from a single region of Mustela erminea isolate mMusErm1 chromosome X, mMusErm1.Pri, whole genome shotgun sequence:
- the RNF113A gene encoding E3 ubiquitin-protein ligase RNF113A, with translation MAEQLSPAKTADQVCTFLFKKPGGRKGAAGRRKRPVCDPEPGDSNSSSSDEGSTVVRPEKKRAIHNPMIQKTRGSGKQKAAYGNLSSEEEEEEKEPESLGVVYKSTRSAKPVGPEDMGATAVYELDTEKERDAQAIFERSQKIQEELRGKEDDKIYRGINNYQKFMKPKDTSMGNASSGMVRKGPIRAPEHLRATVRWDYQPDICKDYKETGFCGFGDSCKFLHDRSDYKHGWQIERELDEGRYGVYEDENYEVGSDDEEIPFKCFICRQTFRNPVVTKCRHYFCESCALQHFRTTPRCYVCDQQTNGVFNPAKELIAKLEKHRAAEEGGASDFPEDPDESPIPIT, from the coding sequence ATGGCAGAGCAACTTTCTCCGGCCAAGACGGCAGACCAGGTGTGCACCTTCCTCTTCAAGAAGCCTGGTGGGCGAAAAGGGGCTGCGGGCCGCAGGAAGCGCCCGGTCTGCGACCCGGAGCCCGGggacagcaacagcagcagcagtgaCGAAGGCAGCACTGTGGTTCGCCCGGAGAAGAAGCGGGCGATCCACAATCCGATGATACAGAAGACTCGTGGCAGTGGTAAACAGAAGGCGGCTTACGGCAACTTGAgcagcgaggaggaggaggaggagaaagagcccGAGAGTCTTGGCGTGGTGTACAAGTCCACCCGCTCGGCAAAACCCGTGGGACCAGAGGATATGGGGGCGACTGCTGTCTACGAGCTAGACACAGAGAAGGAGCGTGACGCACAAGCCATCTTTGAGCGCAGCCAGAAGATCCAGGAGGAGCTGAGGGGCAAGGAAGATGACAAGATCTATCGGGGAATCAATAATTACCAGAAATTCATGAAGCCCAAGGATACGTCTATGGGCAATGCTTCCTCCGGGATGGTGAGGAAGGGCCCCATCCGAGCTCCCGAGCATCTACGTGCCACCGTGCGCTGGGATTACCAGCCCGACATTTGTAAGGACTACAAGGAGACTGGCTTTTGCGGCTTCGGAGACAGCTGCAAGTTCCTCCATGACCGTTCAGATTACAAGCATGGGTGGCAGATCGAACGTGAGCTTGATGAGGGTCGCTATGGTGTCTATGAGGACGAAAACTATGAAGTGGGAAGCGATGATGAGGAAATACCATTCAAGTGTTTCATCTGTCGCCAGACCTTCCGGAATCCAGTTGTCACCAAGTGCAGGCATTATTTCTGCGAGAGCTGTGCACTGCAGCATTTCCGCACCACCCCTCGCTGCTATGTCTGTGACCAGCAGACCAATGGCGTCTTCAATCCAGCGAAAGAATTGATTGCTAAATTGGAGAAGCATCGAGCTGCAGAAGAGGGTGGTGCTTCCGATTTCCCAGAAGACCCCGATGAGAGTCCAATCCCCATCACTTAG